A DNA window from Mucilaginibacter xinganensis contains the following coding sequences:
- a CDS encoding glycosyltransferase family 25 protein, which produces MTTPIPIPTFIINLTSRPDRKKHILNEFAGRDEFAIQVIEPVVHQYPVISLWNTIKHVVLNAIDNKDDYILVCEDDHAFGTQYSAEALRDAIAEANELQADVLSGGISSLKGGLQMSEKLFWMEEFSGTQFIIIFRRFFQKIADADFNESDTADYKIASLTDNKYFSFPFFSTQKSFGYSDVTPRNNTQVQVENLFRDTEINVHILKDVAAFYKLRNEELLHMAPVELPENISIPTYVINLPERTERKTHIIEQFKGRPEFDVTIVEACKHEIGAVGLWQSFRKVVQMAIDSDDDVIIICEDDHCFTADYSRDYLLKNILEAHRQDAEYMSGGTSYFNFAIPVSSNRFWVDTCLATQFVVLYKKTFESVLREPFDDNVVADILLSRIISNKMILSPSVSFQQNFGYSDVSAIHNKNANLVDEMFSKCNTRLAKLKKTMKKRRLGDKNNG; this is translated from the coding sequence ATGACCACTCCAATACCTATTCCTACTTTTATAATTAACCTAACAAGCAGACCCGACCGCAAAAAACATATACTCAATGAATTTGCAGGAAGAGACGAATTTGCAATACAGGTTATTGAACCTGTTGTACATCAATATCCTGTTATTAGTTTATGGAACACGATTAAGCATGTCGTGTTAAATGCAATTGATAATAAAGACGATTATATACTTGTATGTGAAGATGATCACGCTTTTGGGACACAATATTCTGCTGAAGCATTGAGGGATGCTATCGCCGAAGCTAATGAACTGCAGGCGGATGTACTCTCCGGGGGGATAAGTTCGTTAAAAGGCGGTTTGCAGATGTCGGAAAAATTGTTCTGGATGGAGGAATTTTCCGGCACCCAGTTTATAATTATATTTAGGAGATTCTTTCAAAAGATTGCGGATGCTGATTTTAACGAGAGTGACACTGCGGATTATAAAATTGCATCGCTGACAGACAATAAATATTTTTCTTTCCCCTTCTTTTCAACACAGAAAAGTTTTGGTTATTCAGACGTAACACCCCGGAATAATACCCAGGTGCAGGTTGAAAACCTCTTCAGGGATACAGAAATAAATGTTCATATATTAAAAGACGTAGCTGCATTTTATAAACTCCGAAATGAGGAACTGCTGCATATGGCTCCTGTCGAACTGCCTGAAAACATCAGCATTCCTACCTATGTAATTAACCTGCCGGAACGAACTGAGCGAAAAACGCACATTATAGAGCAGTTTAAAGGCAGACCTGAGTTTGATGTAACAATTGTGGAAGCCTGTAAGCATGAAATAGGTGCTGTGGGCCTATGGCAGAGTTTTAGAAAAGTAGTGCAAATGGCAATTGATAGTGACGACGATGTAATTATTATTTGTGAAGATGACCATTGCTTTACCGCTGATTATTCAAGAGATTATTTGTTAAAAAATATTTTAGAAGCGCACCGGCAGGATGCAGAATATATGTCGGGCGGTACAAGTTATTTCAACTTTGCTATCCCTGTGAGCTCAAACCGATTCTGGGTGGATACCTGCCTGGCCACGCAATTTGTGGTTCTTTATAAAAAAACATTCGAGAGTGTACTTAGGGAACCATTTGACGATAATGTTGTAGCCGATATTTTATTATCCCGGATAATCTCCAATAAAATGATCTTGTCGCCATCTGTTTCCTTCCAGCAAAATTTTGGCTATTCAGATGTAAGCGCCATCCATAATAAAAACGCTAACCTGGTTGATGAAATGTTTTCCAAATGCAATACCCGGCTTGCCAAACTAAAAAAGACTATGAAAAAGCGCCGGTTAGGTGACAAAAATAACGGATGA
- a CDS encoding dihydrofolate reductase family protein, whose product MRKLKLQMQISLDGFVARPDGQLDWMWLPGERDPAGFNTVLELAGSSDTILLGRKMTREFIDHWENVVDSQPNSPEQPLAQLMVNMRKIVFSRTQTAISGRNLEVENGDLAAAVQALKAGPGKDLLVYGGAGFVSSLISHNLIDEYYIIRNPIAIGSGLSIFKTDKLLKLESSTPYKDGKILNKYLPV is encoded by the coding sequence ATGCGAAAATTAAAATTACAGATGCAAATTAGCCTGGACGGTTTTGTAGCCCGGCCTGATGGTCAGCTGGATTGGATGTGGCTCCCCGGCGAAAGGGATCCGGCCGGTTTCAATACGGTACTTGAGCTGGCCGGCAGCAGCGATACTATTTTATTGGGGCGCAAAATGACCCGGGAATTTATTGATCATTGGGAAAATGTCGTGGATAGCCAGCCTAACAGCCCGGAACAACCTTTGGCGCAACTGATGGTAAATATGCGCAAAATTGTTTTCAGCCGCACCCAAACCGCCATCAGCGGCCGCAACCTGGAAGTGGAGAACGGCGACCTGGCTGCCGCAGTACAGGCGCTAAAAGCCGGCCCAGGAAAAGATCTTCTTGTTTATGGCGGTGCCGGTTTTGTTAGTTCGCTCATCAGCCATAACCTTATTGATGAATATTATATCATCAGGAACCCGATAGCCATAGGCAGCGGGCTTTCCATTTTTAAAACGGATAAACTGCTGAAATTAGAAAGTTCAACGCCATACAAAGACGGGAAAATACTCAATAAATACCTGCCGGTGTAG
- the atpC gene encoding ATP synthase F1 subunit epsilon, whose translation MTLEILTPDKTIYEGEATSVTLPGTLGFFEILNHHAPIISTLEDGKVIIRGGNAGKEETIFIKGGVVEASHNKVVILAEGILHK comes from the coding sequence ATGACATTAGAAATTCTTACTCCCGATAAAACAATTTACGAAGGCGAGGCTACCTCGGTAACATTGCCCGGTACATTGGGATTTTTTGAGATCCTTAACCACCACGCGCCCATCATCTCTACCTTAGAGGATGGTAAGGTAATTATCCGCGGTGGCAATGCTGGTAAAGAAGAAACAATATTTATAAAGGGCGGCGTTGTTGAAGCATCACACAACAAGGTTGTTATTTTAGCCGAAGGTATTTTGCATAAATAA
- the atpD gene encoding F0F1 ATP synthase subunit beta, whose translation MPNIGKISRIIGPVVDVSFADDAHLPKIYDALEITKENGQKVILEVQQHLGEDRVRAIAMDSTDGLLRGMKVVDMESAIKMPVGEDIKGRVFNVVGDAIDGIANLDKSNGRPIHAAPPRFEDLSTETEVLFTGIKVIDLLEPYVKGGKIGLFGGAGVGKTVLIQELINNIAKAYSGLSVFAGVGERTREGNDLLREMLESGIIKYGDAFMHSMEEGGWDLSAVDAEALKDSKATFVFGQMNEPPGARARVALSGLTIAEYFRDGDAEGKGRDILFFIDNIFRFTQAGSEVSALLGRMPSAVGYQPTLATEMGNMQERITSTKRGSITSVQAVYVPADDLTDPAPATTFAHLDATTVLSRKIAELGIYPAVDPLDSTSRILSAAILGDEHYNTAQRVKETLQRYKELQDIIAILGMDELSEEDKLVVSRARRVQRFLSQPFHVAEQFTGLKGVLVDIKETIKGFNMIMDGEVDEYPEAAFNLVGSIEEAIEKGKKLLAEANN comes from the coding sequence ATGCCAAACATTGGAAAAATATCACGGATCATCGGTCCGGTAGTTGACGTAAGCTTCGCAGATGACGCTCATCTTCCTAAAATTTATGATGCATTAGAAATCACAAAGGAAAATGGTCAGAAGGTTATTTTAGAGGTTCAACAGCATTTAGGTGAAGATCGCGTTCGCGCTATCGCCATGGATTCAACTGACGGTCTGCTGCGCGGAATGAAAGTTGTAGATATGGAATCGGCTATAAAAATGCCGGTTGGTGAAGATATTAAAGGTCGTGTGTTTAACGTGGTTGGTGATGCTATTGACGGTATTGCTAATCTTGATAAATCAAACGGTCGCCCTATCCACGCTGCACCTCCGCGTTTCGAAGATCTTTCAACCGAAACAGAAGTGTTGTTTACAGGTATCAAAGTTATTGACTTGTTAGAGCCTTATGTAAAAGGTGGTAAAATTGGTTTGTTTGGCGGTGCGGGTGTAGGTAAAACCGTATTGATCCAGGAGCTGATCAATAACATTGCAAAAGCATACTCTGGTTTATCAGTATTCGCCGGTGTAGGTGAGCGTACCCGTGAAGGTAACGACTTACTGCGCGAAATGCTTGAATCAGGCATTATAAAATATGGTGATGCATTTATGCATTCAATGGAAGAAGGCGGATGGGATTTGAGCGCTGTTGATGCTGAAGCATTAAAAGACTCAAAAGCAACCTTCGTTTTCGGACAAATGAACGAGCCTCCCGGTGCACGTGCACGTGTGGCACTGTCAGGATTAACTATTGCTGAATATTTCCGCGATGGTGATGCTGAAGGTAAAGGCCGTGATATCTTATTCTTTATTGATAACATTTTCCGCTTTACACAAGCTGGTTCTGAAGTATCGGCGTTGCTTGGCCGTATGCCATCAGCAGTAGGTTACCAGCCAACTCTGGCAACAGAAATGGGTAACATGCAGGAGCGGATCACTTCAACCAAACGTGGTTCAATTACATCCGTACAGGCCGTTTACGTACCTGCGGATGATTTAACTGACCCGGCACCGGCAACTACATTTGCCCACTTAGATGCTACAACTGTACTTTCACGTAAAATTGCCGAGCTTGGGATCTATCCTGCGGTGGATCCCCTGGATTCTACCTCACGTATCCTTAGCGCTGCTATTTTAGGTGATGAGCATTACAACACTGCCCAGCGCGTTAAAGAAACCTTACAGCGTTACAAAGAGCTGCAGGATATTATCGCCATTTTGGGTATGGATGAGCTTAGTGAAGAAGATAAATTAGTGGTATCACGCGCACGCCGTGTTCAGCGTTTCTTATCACAGCCGTTCCACGTAGCTGAGCAGTTTACTGGCTTAAAAGGTGTTTTGGTTGATATTAAAGAAACTATAAAAGGCTTTAACATGATTATGGATGGTGAAGTGGATGAGTATCCGGAAGCAGCATTCAACCTTGTAGGCAGCATTGAAGAAGCTATTGAAAAAGGTAAAAAATTATTAGCAGAAGCGAATAATTAA
- a CDS encoding NAD(P)H-quinone oxidoreductase — translation MKAIIISEPGGPEVLQMAERPRPSVLPGEVLVKVYASGVNRPDVYQRKGNYPPPKGTSADIPGLEIAGIVAATGAEVTRWHVGDKICALVMGGGYAEYCSVPAAQCLPVPAGLSFEEAASLPETFFTVWSNVFDRGRLKDDETLLVHGGSSGIGVAAIQMAKALGHTVYVTAGSDEKCRFCEMLGAARAINYKTENFAAVTSQLTGGKGVDVILDMIGGDYTAGNLASLANEGRLVLINTMNGKDAQVDLSVVMRKRLTITGSMLRARETAFKAGIAHSLEKAIWPLIEAGRIKPVISKIFPAEQAAEAHRLMESSAHTGKIILKWDVGSLFTFQ, via the coding sequence ATGAAAGCGATCATAATCAGTGAGCCCGGCGGACCGGAAGTTTTGCAAATGGCAGAGCGTCCCCGCCCCTCCGTTTTGCCGGGCGAGGTACTGGTAAAAGTGTATGCTTCCGGGGTTAACAGGCCCGATGTGTACCAGCGTAAGGGTAACTATCCGCCACCGAAAGGCACATCAGCAGATATTCCCGGGCTTGAAATTGCGGGTATTGTGGCCGCTACAGGAGCCGAAGTTACCCGCTGGCACGTAGGCGACAAAATATGCGCACTGGTAATGGGCGGCGGCTATGCCGAATATTGCAGCGTGCCCGCGGCGCAGTGCCTGCCGGTACCTGCGGGGCTTTCTTTTGAAGAGGCGGCCTCGTTGCCGGAAACCTTTTTTACCGTTTGGAGCAATGTATTTGACCGCGGAAGATTAAAGGATGATGAAACGCTGCTGGTGCATGGCGGAAGCAGCGGGATAGGGGTTGCCGCTATACAAATGGCAAAGGCTTTGGGGCATACCGTTTATGTAACGGCGGGCTCCGACGAAAAATGCCGGTTTTGCGAAATGCTCGGCGCAGCAAGGGCCATTAATTATAAAACAGAAAATTTTGCCGCTGTTACAAGCCAGCTTACCGGAGGCAAGGGTGTTGATGTTATTTTAGATATGATAGGCGGTGATTATACTGCCGGCAACCTGGCGTCGCTGGCAAACGAGGGGCGCCTGGTACTTATTAACACTATGAACGGTAAGGATGCCCAGGTTGATCTTTCGGTGGTGATGCGGAAACGGTTAACCATAACGGGCTCCATGCTGCGGGCACGTGAAACAGCATTTAAAGCGGGGATTGCGCATAGCCTGGAGAAAGCTATCTGGCCGTTGATCGAAGCTGGCAGGATAAAACCGGTTATCAGCAAAATTTTCCCGGCGGAACAGGCTGCGGAGGCCCACAGGTTAATGGAAAGCAGTGCCCATACGGGTAAGATAATACTAAAGTGGGATGTTGGATCGCTATTTACTTTTCAATAA
- a CDS encoding ABC transporter permease, producing MFKNYIKTAFRSLLKNKGFTFINVLGLALGLATCLLIVFYVFDELSYDRFNIKHDRIYRVNTDLKAGTNETSFAITAPPVGDALVKEYPEVESAMRIGQGVNIRFKKGNEVIDEKKAFYCDNAIFHIFTLPLLQGDAKTALTEANSMVISKDIAIKYFNTIDVVGKVMLLVSDSSLHKVTGVMENMPAQSHFYADILLGMQANKDHSWSHFNTGTYILLKQGADPAKLTAQFPALIRRNETTPAFDYGKFEAKGNYIRLSLTSLIDIHLHSNRQRELGINGNVQYIYIFSVIAIFILALACINFMNLSTARSANRAREVGVRKVLGSSRKSLIAQFLSESLMVTLAATVIAVLAAWVVLPLFNQISGKSLNINAHTFTWLLPALLVIILVVGILAGSYPAFFLSAFQPIQVLKGKLATGFKGSFLRSFLVVFQFSISIFLIIGTLVIYNQLTYIRNKDLGFNRNQVLIIKNVNSIDPKVLKQQVKQIPGVLNATLTHYLPTSNLSALNYVSYGSNKNIETQFWQVDADYISTMGMKLMQGRNFNEQFLSDSSSVIINETMARMIGYKGDAAEKISNGKDYKIIGVVKDFNFSSLRSNITPVMLVMQRDWMASLSVRVNTANLPPLMQQIEKKWKALQPNLQFDYSFMDEDFNALYHNEQRMGALFVIFTTLAIIIACLGLFGLAAYAAEQRNREISIRKVLGANVSTLVATLSKDFIKLVLIAIVIATPLAWLIMQKWLQSFAYRQNIQWWVLAVTALCALVIAFATVSYQSMKAALVNPVDSLRSE from the coding sequence ATGTTTAAAAATTATATCAAAACAGCGTTCCGCAGCTTATTAAAAAACAAGGGATTCACATTCATCAACGTCCTGGGGCTTGCATTAGGCCTGGCAACCTGCCTGCTTATTGTTTTTTATGTGTTTGATGAATTGAGTTACGACAGGTTCAATATTAAGCACGACAGGATCTACCGTGTAAATACGGATCTGAAAGCCGGAACTAATGAAACATCATTTGCCATAACTGCCCCGCCGGTTGGTGACGCATTGGTAAAGGAGTATCCCGAAGTTGAGAGTGCAATGCGGATTGGACAGGGGGTAAACATTCGCTTTAAAAAAGGTAATGAAGTTATAGATGAGAAAAAGGCGTTTTATTGTGATAATGCAATATTCCATATTTTCACCTTGCCCCTGTTACAAGGCGATGCTAAAACTGCTTTGACAGAAGCCAATTCAATGGTTATCAGCAAGGACATTGCCATAAAATATTTTAACACAATTGATGTGGTTGGCAAAGTAATGTTATTGGTTAGTGACAGCAGCCTGCATAAAGTAACCGGCGTTATGGAAAACATGCCTGCCCAATCGCATTTTTATGCCGACATATTACTGGGCATGCAAGCCAATAAAGATCATAGTTGGAGCCATTTTAATACCGGCACTTATATCCTGCTTAAACAAGGTGCTGACCCTGCTAAATTGACAGCCCAATTCCCGGCGCTTATCCGCCGCAACGAAACCACACCCGCATTTGATTATGGAAAATTTGAAGCAAAAGGTAATTATATCAGGCTCAGTTTAACGTCGCTTATAGACATTCACCTGCACTCCAACAGGCAGCGCGAGCTTGGCATCAATGGCAATGTGCAGTATATCTACATATTTTCGGTAATTGCCATTTTTATACTGGCGTTGGCCTGCATCAATTTCATGAACCTGTCGACAGCACGGTCAGCCAACCGTGCCCGCGAAGTTGGTGTCCGCAAGGTATTGGGCTCATCGCGCAAGAGTCTGATCGCACAATTTTTGTCGGAATCATTGATGGTAACACTGGCCGCCACGGTAATAGCTGTTTTAGCTGCCTGGGTAGTATTGCCGTTGTTTAATCAAATTTCTGGAAAATCATTAAACATAAACGCCCATACATTCACCTGGCTGTTGCCGGCTCTGCTGGTTATTATTTTGGTGGTTGGCATTTTAGCAGGCTCCTACCCGGCGTTCTTCCTCTCGGCTTTCCAACCCATCCAGGTTTTAAAAGGCAAACTGGCCACCGGGTTTAAGGGCAGTTTCCTCCGCAGCTTTTTGGTCGTATTCCAGTTTTCCATATCCATATTTTTAATCATCGGCACGTTAGTGATCTATAACCAGTTAACGTACATCCGTAATAAAGATCTCGGCTTTAACCGTAACCAGGTGCTGATTATAAAAAATGTAAATTCCATTGATCCGAAAGTGTTAAAGCAGCAGGTTAAACAAATACCGGGTGTATTAAACGCAACGTTAACGCATTACCTGCCTACCTCCAATTTAAGTGCCCTCAATTATGTTAGTTACGGCTCAAACAAGAATATTGAAACACAGTTTTGGCAGGTGGATGCCGATTATATCAGCACTATGGGAATGAAGCTAATGCAAGGGCGAAATTTCAATGAACAATTTTTATCCGATTCTTCGTCGGTAATAATTAATGAAACCATGGCCAGGATGATTGGATATAAAGGCGACGCGGCAGAAAAAATAAGTAACGGAAAGGATTATAAAATTATTGGAGTGGTGAAAGATTTTAACTTCAGCTCACTGCGTAGTAATATTACCCCGGTAATGCTGGTAATGCAACGCGACTGGATGGCGTCCTTAAGCGTTAGGGTCAACACCGCCAACTTGCCCCCGCTAATGCAACAGATTGAAAAAAAGTGGAAAGCTTTGCAGCCCAACCTGCAGTTTGACTATTCATTTATGGATGAGGATTTTAACGCCCTGTACCACAATGAACAGCGGATGGGTGCCCTCTTTGTTATATTTACAACGCTTGCCATTATTATTGCCTGTCTCGGCCTGTTTGGCCTGGCTGCCTACGCCGCCGAGCAGCGCAACCGCGAGATCAGTATCCGCAAGGTGCTGGGCGCCAATGTATCAACACTGGTGGCCACGCTCTCTAAAGACTTTATTAAACTGGTGCTTATCGCCATTGTTATTGCAACACCACTGGCCTGGCTAATTATGCAAAAATGGCTGCAGAGTTTTGCTTACCGGCAAAATATCCAATGGTGGGTGTTGGCGGTTACTGCTTTATGTGCGTTGGTCATCGCTTTTGCTACTGTAAGCTATCAAAGCATGAAGGCCGCGCTGGTTAACCCGGTGGATAGTTTAAGGAGTGAATGA
- a CDS encoding redoxin domain-containing protein produces MSLQPGSPAPQFTLFSSALKEVSLADFKGKKVVLHFFPMAFTGVCTTQLCTMRDNFGYYDGLNATILGISVDSPFTLAKFKEDNNYQFELLSDFNKEVSTAYGAIYEQFVFGLKGVSKRAAFVIDEEQNIVYAEVLESAGDLPDFAAIAEAVK; encoded by the coding sequence ATGTCATTACAACCAGGTTCACCCGCTCCGCAGTTCACCTTATTTTCATCCGCTTTAAAAGAAGTTTCACTGGCTGATTTTAAAGGAAAAAAAGTAGTACTTCACTTTTTTCCGATGGCCTTTACCGGCGTTTGTACAACTCAGTTGTGCACCATGCGCGATAACTTTGGCTATTATGATGGCCTTAATGCAACTATATTAGGCATCTCTGTTGACTCCCCTTTTACGCTGGCTAAGTTTAAAGAGGATAATAATTACCAGTTTGAGTTGTTATCTGACTTTAACAAGGAAGTATCAACAGCCTATGGTGCCATATATGAGCAGTTTGTATTCGGATTAAAAGGCGTATCCAAACGCGCCGCTTTTGTGATAGACGAGGAGCAAAATATTGTTTATGCAGAAGTACTTGAATCGGCAGGCGATTTGCCTGATTTTGCTGCAATTGCTGAAGCTGTAAAGTAA
- a CDS encoding adenylate kinase has protein sequence MLNLVLFGPPGAGKGTQSQKLIEKYGLIHLSTGDLLRGEISQGTELGLEAKKLMDEGKLVPDAVVIGMISHKLDANKEAKGFIFDGFPRTVAQAEALDTLLESKNAPISGMIALEVNDDELEKRLLLRGKDSGRPDDANPEVIRKRIKEYNDKTAPVAGFYQNQSKYKSINGIGSVTEIFDAINTIIGSY, from the coding sequence ATGCTGAACCTGGTATTGTTTGGTCCTCCCGGAGCTGGGAAAGGGACACAATCACAAAAACTTATAGAAAAATACGGATTGATCCACTTATCCACCGGCGATTTATTGCGCGGTGAAATTTCACAGGGCACCGAGCTTGGTTTAGAAGCGAAGAAGCTGATGGATGAAGGAAAATTAGTTCCTGATGCCGTAGTTATAGGCATGATTAGCCATAAGCTGGATGCCAATAAGGAAGCTAAAGGTTTCATTTTTGATGGTTTCCCGCGCACAGTGGCCCAGGCAGAAGCGCTGGATACTCTCCTGGAGAGTAAAAATGCCCCTATATCAGGCATGATAGCACTTGAGGTTAATGATGATGAGCTTGAAAAACGCTTGCTGCTTAGAGGTAAGGATTCAGGCAGGCCTGATGATGCCAACCCTGAAGTTATCCGCAAAAGAATAAAAGAATATAACGACAAAACCGCGCCTGTTGCCGGTTTTTATCAAAATCAAAGTAAATATAAAAGCATAAATGGCATCGGTTCGGTTACCGAAATATTTGATGCCATCAATACTATTATAGGTTCATATTAA
- the obgE gene encoding GTPase ObgE → MSQGSNFVDYVKICCRSGHGGAGSAHLHRDILTSKGGPDGGDGGRGGHVIVKGNAQLWTMLHLKYRKHVIAGDGDSGGSSLRSGKTGRDEILEVPLGTTVKNAETGEIIFEITEDGETRILTPGGRGGQGNWHFKTSTQQTPRYSQPGEEGKEDWNILELKILADVGLVGFPNAGKSTLLSVVSAAKPEIADYAFTTIVPNLGIVAYRGGKSFVMADIPGIIEGASQGKGLGFRFLRHIERNSVLLFMVPADTNRSIKEEYQILLHELKEYNPEMLHKPRVLAVTKSDMLDDELMTEMKKELPTDVPSIFISSVAQKNINELKDLLWKEITK, encoded by the coding sequence ATGTCTCAAGGTTCAAATTTTGTTGATTATGTAAAGATCTGTTGCCGCTCCGGCCACGGAGGGGCGGGCTCTGCGCATTTGCACCGCGATATATTAACTTCAAAAGGCGGCCCTGATGGCGGCGACGGTGGCCGTGGCGGGCACGTTATTGTAAAAGGTAACGCCCAGTTATGGACCATGTTACACCTTAAATACCGTAAACATGTAATTGCCGGAGATGGTGATTCGGGCGGCAGCTCATTACGCAGCGGAAAAACCGGCAGGGACGAGATCCTGGAAGTACCCTTGGGTACTACTGTAAAAAATGCTGAAACCGGCGAGATTATTTTTGAGATTACGGAAGATGGCGAAACAAGAATATTAACCCCCGGCGGTCGGGGCGGGCAGGGAAACTGGCACTTTAAAACATCCACCCAACAAACACCCCGTTATTCACAACCCGGCGAAGAAGGTAAAGAAGATTGGAACATACTGGAGCTGAAAATATTAGCCGATGTTGGCCTGGTTGGATTCCCTAATGCCGGTAAGTCAACCCTGCTTTCTGTGGTATCAGCCGCCAAACCCGAGATTGCTGACTATGCATTTACCACTATAGTGCCTAACCTGGGGATTGTGGCCTACAGGGGCGGCAAGTCGTTCGTTATGGCTGATATCCCGGGAATAATTGAAGGGGCATCGCAGGGGAAAGGTTTGGGTTTCCGGTTTTTAAGGCATATTGAACGCAACTCGGTATTGTTATTTATGGTACCGGCAGATACCAACCGGTCTATCAAAGAAGAATACCAGATTTTACTGCACGAACTGAAAGAATATAATCCTGAAATGCTTCACAAGCCAAGGGTACTGGCGGTCACCAAATCAGACATGCTGGATGATGAACTAATGACCGAAATGAAAAAGGAACTCCCTACTGATGTTCCGTCCATCTTTATCTCGTCAGTAGCCCAGAAAAACATCAATGAGCTAAAAGACCTGTTATGGAAAGAGATCACCAAATAG
- a CDS encoding acyltransferase family protein — MEKPGNRIKLLDGFRAIAIMAVLLFHFFSRYAGSPSLYPYNNKYNFFSYGFMGVHFFFLISGFVIFFTLEKTATFPAFWKKRLIRLFPSMAIASVLTFIIFRLFDNQLLFPESHRVANFATGLTFINPALINYMLHPRVGFQYLSGSYWSLWPEIQFYLFASVLFYINKKNFTRNFSLISVFLICVNHLMQNILKNNVLHIHLPQAFLNNYLFFYQLFNLLYFLPFFCAGMLFYLLYKHNNQANLSVKICLGFFLTYIFYTGFGVAEHFIYTFMFALFFCFIYYPKKLAFLNNPLISRIGISSYFLYLIHEHIGVLMINKLGKHFMPAGFVFTILLICCLTFISILYSETIEKRISAFLRGKK, encoded by the coding sequence ATGGAAAAACCGGGCAATCGGATAAAACTTTTAGACGGGTTTAGGGCTATTGCCATAATGGCTGTGCTGCTTTTCCATTTTTTTTCCAGATACGCAGGTTCGCCGTCACTTTACCCTTACAACAATAAGTACAACTTTTTTTCGTACGGCTTTATGGGGGTACATTTTTTCTTCCTCATCAGCGGATTTGTAATTTTCTTTACCCTCGAAAAAACAGCAACCTTTCCTGCTTTCTGGAAAAAACGCCTCATTAGGCTCTTTCCCTCCATGGCGATAGCATCCGTTTTAACGTTCATCATCTTCCGTCTTTTTGACAACCAGCTACTTTTCCCCGAGAGCCATCGGGTTGCTAATTTTGCAACCGGCTTAACTTTCATCAATCCTGCCTTAATTAATTACATGTTGCATCCCCGCGTCGGTTTCCAGTATTTAAGCGGATCTTACTGGAGCTTATGGCCTGAAATACAATTTTATCTTTTTGCAAGTGTTCTATTTTACATCAATAAAAAAAACTTTACCCGAAACTTCAGTTTAATTTCCGTTTTCCTGATTTGCGTTAACCACTTAATGCAAAATATACTTAAAAATAACGTGCTGCACATTCATTTGCCACAAGCCTTTTTGAACAACTATTTATTTTTTTACCAGCTTTTCAATTTACTGTACTTCCTTCCATTTTTTTGCGCGGGAATGCTTTTTTATTTATTATACAAACACAACAACCAAGCTAATTTGTCTGTTAAAATTTGCCTTGGTTTTTTCCTGACCTATATTTTCTATACAGGATTTGGCGTTGCCGAACATTTCATTTATACCTTCATGTTTGCTTTGTTTTTCTGCTTTATCTATTATCCCAAAAAGCTAGCATTTTTAAACAACCCATTAATTTCACGGATCGGGATTTCATCCTATTTCCTGTACCTTATCCACGAGCATATAGGTGTATTAATGATAAACAAACTGGGGAAACACTTTATGCCGGCCGGCTTTGTTTTTACAATTTTGCTCATCTGCTGCTTAACGTTTATAAGCATCCTGTACAGCGAGACTATTGAAAAAAGAATAAGTGCTTTTTTGAGAGGGAAAAAATGA